In Plodia interpunctella isolate USDA-ARS_2022_Savannah chromosome 19, ilPloInte3.2, whole genome shotgun sequence, a genomic segment contains:
- the LOC128678084 gene encoding uncharacterized protein LOC128678084 isoform X9, protein MWTYDDAPRIGVSDMDSRGACPSFEAGFDVCDPLGSVLEWAGRGPARVLRRRCRSEGIDRSPYEDATLEPHRSADGIPRQRVLPNKSQFTLNNIAESRSNRFRHECSLPAAQNGDYIMAHELNRHHGYQPGRSKFVRTSPTRPLLVTTLSNTKVDDSRLPKVEELLEKVDHEMMEVQVAKQPLKSILNNPLPKSPPQGILKKPKSKPHHDSKVSIEGRRRQRASSESDNLYCSFHVGSPIPGYDNRLTYLSGNMKRAKDNSGTGYSYGTAIASLSSPPRSRTNAQNEAKNARCTFKESVVIARDDFHNGHVLRTTVINGEAVGDFPHSEIQPRQETPTPTCPAVSPALPVSSVTAIPVKKIVKTAKKKVKVKAKVSKIKTNCKLDNCVVETEAEDAHSRSPSPDHTESWTMETDPVSPDIDKTEKPPPAPKKDEVVEKSSANGLTNKTNGVVAPPPKKVISKDQMFMTALHTTNPFKLIPSRKESPLCIPDSITSCLRQSLFPRVPPYLRFVAHDEGSALKIPAPIQKHLKWKLTTITPIIVKKTLNNSGFRLVKSECDTAECPQEETVEWIGIWGKHMKSLMFRAIKDGQKMNHFPGTFQIGRKDRLWRNLQKLASKYGVNEFGIMPKTYVLPHDMKLLKHDWEKHAANNEKWIIKPPASARGTGIKVVSRWTQIPKKRAVVVQRYVAKPFLINGNKFDMRLYVLVTSVHPLRIYLYKDGLARFASVKYNDEVTSLNDRYMHLTNYSINRLSKNYTPNEDFAACEGHKWTLQTLFQYLKTEKNIDTDALWESLKDLVIKTIISGEASISSLTKANITSRYNCYELFGIDVLLDEDLKPWLLEVNISPSLHSASPLDIHVKGPLVSTVLNIAQFQVPLRTNLEMLSKDKPNKLGGLPYDCRLYTIYLSKEERDKHIIYTNMEDRDLYLRDILSTLTPDDVRHLIQAEDELTQTGQMERVFPTQHTHRYLRFLAGPRYYNRLFDAWECRYHNHRDPGLTLLRNLCDIGYHLEVPPVPLKGKVTSALRRVYLGCKHVAHSKW, encoded by the exons ATGTGGACATACGACGATGCGCCGAGAATAGGCGTGTCGGACATGGATAGCAGAGGAGCTTGCCCAAGTTTCGAAGCCGGGTTTGATGTTTGTGACCCCCTGGGGTCAGTTTTGGAGTGGGCAGGTCGTGGACCAGCACGAGTACTGCGTAGGCGGTGCCGCAGCGAAGGCATTGATCGTTCGCCGTATGAGGATGCAACTCTCGAGCCGCATCGTTCGGCGGATGGCATTCCACGACAACGGGTTCTCCCGAATAAAAGCCAATTCACATTGAATAATATTGCCGAAAGCCGCTCCAACCGCTTCAGACACGAGTGCTCGCTCCCTGCTGCTCAAAACGGTGACTACATAATGGCACACGAACTCAACAGGCACCATGG ATATCAACCAGGAAGATCAAAATTCGTCAGAACTAGTCCCACCAGGCCGCTTTTAGTAACCACACTGTCCAACACAAAAGTAGATGACTCTAGATTGCCAAAAGTCGAAGAGTTGCTTGAGAAAGTTGACCATGAAATGATGGAGGTGCAAGTAGCTAAGCAACCTTTGAAATCAATACTCAATAATCCATTACCAAAGTCTCCTCCACAAGGTATACTTAAGAAACCTAAGAGTAAGCCTCATCATGATTCAAAAGTGAGCATTGAGGGCCGTCGGAGGCAGAGGGCTTCAAGTGAATCTGACAACCTTTACTGCAGCTTCCATGTTGGATCTCCTATACCTGGATATGATAATAG gcTTACATATCTTTCTGGCAACATGAAGCGAGCAAAAGACAACTCTGGTACAGGATACTCATATGGCACTGCCATAGCCTCACTTAGTAGTCCCCCAAGGTCACGGACCAATGCCCAGAATGAAGCTAAGAATGCTAGATGTACATTCAAAGAGTCTGTAGTTATAGCCAGAGATGACTTCCACAATGGACATGTTTTGAGAACTACTGTTATAAATGGCGAGGCAGTAGGAGATTTTCCTCATAGTGAAATT CAGCCTCGTCAAGAGACGCCCACGCCCACATGCCCAGCGGTGAGTCCCGCGCTGCCGGTCAGCTCGGTCACCGCGATCCCAGTCAAGAAGATCGTCAAAACCGCCAAGAAGAAGGTCAAGGTTAAAGCTAAGGTCtccaaaataaaaaccaaCTGCAAGCTGGATAATTGCGTCGTTGAAACTGAGGCAGAGGA TGCACATAGCAGATCGCCATCCCCCGACCACACAGAGTCATGGACCATGGAGACGGACCCGGTGTCACCGGACATAGACAAAACAGAGAAACCCCCGCCCGCGCCGAAGAAGGACGAAGTGGTGGAGAAGTCTTCAGCCAACGGGCTTACCAACAAAACCAATGGAGTTGTAGCGCCTCCTCCTAAGAAAGTTATATCCAAAG ACCAAATGTTCATGACTGCGTTGCATACGACAAACCCTTTCAAATTGATCCCGTCACGCAAAG AATCGCCTCTCTGCATCCCGGACTCGATCACGAGTTGCCTCCGCCAGTCGCTGTTCCCGCGCGTGCCGCCGTACCTGCGCTTCGTGGCGCACGACGAGGGCAGCGCCCTGAAGATCCCCGCGCCCATACAGAAGCACCTCAAGTGGAAGCTCACCACTATAACGCCGATCATCGTGAAGAAGACGCTCAATAACTCTGGGTTCAGACTCGTCAAGAGCGAGTGCGATACTGCTGAGTGTCCTCAGGAAG AAACGGTCGAATGGATAGGCATCTGGGGCAAGCATATGAAGTCGCTAATGTTCCGAGCGATAAAGGACGGCCAGAAGATGAACCATTTTCCGGGCACTTTCCAAATCGGCCGCAAGGACAGACTGTGGCGGAACTTACAGAAGTTAGCCTCCAAGTATGGCGTCAATGAGTTTGGTATTATGCCCAAGACATATGTCCTGCCGCATGATATGAAGCTGTTGAAACACGACTGGGAGAAACACGCAGCTAATAATGAGAAGTGGATTATTAAACCG CCAGCGTCGGCGCGCGGCACCGGCATCAAGGTGGTGTCGCGCTGGACGCAGATCCCCAAGAAGCGCGCGGTGGTGGTGCAGCGCTACGTGGCCAAGCCCTTCCTCATCAACGGCAACAAGTTCGACATGCGCCTCTACGTGCTCGTCACCTCCGTGCACCCGCTGCGGATATACCTCTACAAGGACGGACTGGCCAGGTTTGCTTCGG TGAAATACAATGATGAAGTGACGTCGTTGAACGACCGATATATGCATTTGACAAATTACTCTATCAATAGATTATCGAAAAACTACACTCCTAATGAAGACTTTGCCGCGTGCGAAGGTCATAAATG GACTCTACAAACCCTTTTCCAATACCTAAAGACTGAAAAAAACATAGACACAGACGCGTTATGGGAATCTCTGAAGGACCTCGTGATTAAGACTATAATATCTGGAGAGGCGAGCATCAGTTCGCTGACTAAAGCCAACATCACTTCGCGGTACAACTGCTACGAATTGTTCGGTATTGATGTCTTATTGGACGAGGACTTAAAGCCTTGGTTACTGGAG GTGAACATATCTCCAAGTCTTCACAGCGCATCGCCTCTAGATATCCACGTGAAGGGCCCGCTGGTGTCGACGGTGCTCAACATCGCGCAGTTCCAGGTGCCGCTGCGCACCAACCTCGAGATGCTGTCTAAGGATAAGCCCAACAAACTG gGTGGATTACCATATGACTGTAGGttatacacaatatatttatcaaaagaaGAAAgggataaacatataatttacacAAATATGGAAGATAGAgatttg TACCTGCGCGACATCCTGTCGACGCTGACGCCGGACGACGTGCGGCACCTGATCCAGGCGGAGGACGAGCTGACGCAGACGGGACAGATGGAGCGCGTGTTCCCGACGCAGCACACGCACCGCTACCTGCGCTTCCTGGCCGGCCCGCGCTACTACAACCGTCTGTTCGACGCCTGGGAGTGCCGCTACCACAACCACCGCGACCCGG GGCTGACTCTGCTGAGGAACCTGTGCGACATCGGGTACCACCTGGAGGTGCCGCCGGTCCCGCTGAAG GGCAAAGTGACAAGCGCGCTCAGGCGTGTGTACTTGGGTTGTAAGCACGTGGCTCACAGTAAGTGGTAG
- the LOC128678084 gene encoding uncharacterized protein LOC128678084 isoform X10 has product MWTYDDAPRIGVSDMDSRGACPSFEAGFDVCDPLGSVLEWAGRGPARVLRRRCRSEGIDRSPYEDATLEPHRSADGIPRQRVLPNKSQFTLNNIAESRSNRFRHECSLPAAQNGDYIMAHELNRHHGYQPGRSKFVRTSPTRPLLVTTLSNTKVDDSRLPKVEELLEKVDHEMMEVQVAKQPLKSILNNPLPKSPPQGILKKPKSKPHHDSKVSIEGRRRQRASSESDNLYCSFHVGSPIPGYDNRLTYLSGNMKRAKDNSGTGYSYGTAIASLSSPPRSRTNAQNEAKNARCTFKESVVIARDDFHNGHVLRTTVINGEAVGDFPHSEIQPRQETPTPTCPAVSPALPVSSVTAIPVKKIVKTAKKKVKVKAKVSKIKTNCKLDNCVVETEAEDAHSRSPSPDHTESWTMETDPVSPDIDKTEKPPPAPKKDEVVEKSSANGLTNKTNGVVAPPPKKVISKDQMFMTALHTTNPFKLIPSRKESPLCIPDSITSCLRQSLFPRVPPYLRFVAHDEGSALKIPAPIQKHLKWKLTTITPIIVKKTLNNSGFRLVKSECDTAECPQEETVEWIGIWGKHMKSLMFRAIKDGQKMNHFPGTFQIGRKDRLWRNLQKLASKYGVNEFGIMPKTYVLPHDMKLLKHDWEKHAANNEKWIIKPPASARGTGIKVVSRWTQIPKKRAVVVQRYVAKPFLINGNKFDMRLYVLVTSVHPLRIYLYKDGLARFASVKYNDEVTSLNDRYMHLTNYSINRLSKNYTPNEDFAACEGHKWTLQTLFQYLKTEKNIDTDALWESLKDLVIKTIISGEASISSLTKANITSRYNCYELFGIDVLLDEDLKPWLLEVNISPSLHSASPLDIHVKGPLVSTVLNIAQFQVPLRTNLEMLSKDKPNKLGGLPYDCRLYTIYLSKEERDKHIIYTNMEDRDLYLRDILSTLTPDDVRHLIQAEDELTQTGQMERVFPTQHTHRYLRFLAGPRYYNRLFDAWECRYHNHRDPGLTLLRNLCDIGYHLEVPPVPLKGKVTSALRRVYLGCKHVAHK; this is encoded by the exons ATGTGGACATACGACGATGCGCCGAGAATAGGCGTGTCGGACATGGATAGCAGAGGAGCTTGCCCAAGTTTCGAAGCCGGGTTTGATGTTTGTGACCCCCTGGGGTCAGTTTTGGAGTGGGCAGGTCGTGGACCAGCACGAGTACTGCGTAGGCGGTGCCGCAGCGAAGGCATTGATCGTTCGCCGTATGAGGATGCAACTCTCGAGCCGCATCGTTCGGCGGATGGCATTCCACGACAACGGGTTCTCCCGAATAAAAGCCAATTCACATTGAATAATATTGCCGAAAGCCGCTCCAACCGCTTCAGACACGAGTGCTCGCTCCCTGCTGCTCAAAACGGTGACTACATAATGGCACACGAACTCAACAGGCACCATGG ATATCAACCAGGAAGATCAAAATTCGTCAGAACTAGTCCCACCAGGCCGCTTTTAGTAACCACACTGTCCAACACAAAAGTAGATGACTCTAGATTGCCAAAAGTCGAAGAGTTGCTTGAGAAAGTTGACCATGAAATGATGGAGGTGCAAGTAGCTAAGCAACCTTTGAAATCAATACTCAATAATCCATTACCAAAGTCTCCTCCACAAGGTATACTTAAGAAACCTAAGAGTAAGCCTCATCATGATTCAAAAGTGAGCATTGAGGGCCGTCGGAGGCAGAGGGCTTCAAGTGAATCTGACAACCTTTACTGCAGCTTCCATGTTGGATCTCCTATACCTGGATATGATAATAG gcTTACATATCTTTCTGGCAACATGAAGCGAGCAAAAGACAACTCTGGTACAGGATACTCATATGGCACTGCCATAGCCTCACTTAGTAGTCCCCCAAGGTCACGGACCAATGCCCAGAATGAAGCTAAGAATGCTAGATGTACATTCAAAGAGTCTGTAGTTATAGCCAGAGATGACTTCCACAATGGACATGTTTTGAGAACTACTGTTATAAATGGCGAGGCAGTAGGAGATTTTCCTCATAGTGAAATT CAGCCTCGTCAAGAGACGCCCACGCCCACATGCCCAGCGGTGAGTCCCGCGCTGCCGGTCAGCTCGGTCACCGCGATCCCAGTCAAGAAGATCGTCAAAACCGCCAAGAAGAAGGTCAAGGTTAAAGCTAAGGTCtccaaaataaaaaccaaCTGCAAGCTGGATAATTGCGTCGTTGAAACTGAGGCAGAGGA TGCACATAGCAGATCGCCATCCCCCGACCACACAGAGTCATGGACCATGGAGACGGACCCGGTGTCACCGGACATAGACAAAACAGAGAAACCCCCGCCCGCGCCGAAGAAGGACGAAGTGGTGGAGAAGTCTTCAGCCAACGGGCTTACCAACAAAACCAATGGAGTTGTAGCGCCTCCTCCTAAGAAAGTTATATCCAAAG ACCAAATGTTCATGACTGCGTTGCATACGACAAACCCTTTCAAATTGATCCCGTCACGCAAAG AATCGCCTCTCTGCATCCCGGACTCGATCACGAGTTGCCTCCGCCAGTCGCTGTTCCCGCGCGTGCCGCCGTACCTGCGCTTCGTGGCGCACGACGAGGGCAGCGCCCTGAAGATCCCCGCGCCCATACAGAAGCACCTCAAGTGGAAGCTCACCACTATAACGCCGATCATCGTGAAGAAGACGCTCAATAACTCTGGGTTCAGACTCGTCAAGAGCGAGTGCGATACTGCTGAGTGTCCTCAGGAAG AAACGGTCGAATGGATAGGCATCTGGGGCAAGCATATGAAGTCGCTAATGTTCCGAGCGATAAAGGACGGCCAGAAGATGAACCATTTTCCGGGCACTTTCCAAATCGGCCGCAAGGACAGACTGTGGCGGAACTTACAGAAGTTAGCCTCCAAGTATGGCGTCAATGAGTTTGGTATTATGCCCAAGACATATGTCCTGCCGCATGATATGAAGCTGTTGAAACACGACTGGGAGAAACACGCAGCTAATAATGAGAAGTGGATTATTAAACCG CCAGCGTCGGCGCGCGGCACCGGCATCAAGGTGGTGTCGCGCTGGACGCAGATCCCCAAGAAGCGCGCGGTGGTGGTGCAGCGCTACGTGGCCAAGCCCTTCCTCATCAACGGCAACAAGTTCGACATGCGCCTCTACGTGCTCGTCACCTCCGTGCACCCGCTGCGGATATACCTCTACAAGGACGGACTGGCCAGGTTTGCTTCGG TGAAATACAATGATGAAGTGACGTCGTTGAACGACCGATATATGCATTTGACAAATTACTCTATCAATAGATTATCGAAAAACTACACTCCTAATGAAGACTTTGCCGCGTGCGAAGGTCATAAATG GACTCTACAAACCCTTTTCCAATACCTAAAGACTGAAAAAAACATAGACACAGACGCGTTATGGGAATCTCTGAAGGACCTCGTGATTAAGACTATAATATCTGGAGAGGCGAGCATCAGTTCGCTGACTAAAGCCAACATCACTTCGCGGTACAACTGCTACGAATTGTTCGGTATTGATGTCTTATTGGACGAGGACTTAAAGCCTTGGTTACTGGAG GTGAACATATCTCCAAGTCTTCACAGCGCATCGCCTCTAGATATCCACGTGAAGGGCCCGCTGGTGTCGACGGTGCTCAACATCGCGCAGTTCCAGGTGCCGCTGCGCACCAACCTCGAGATGCTGTCTAAGGATAAGCCCAACAAACTG gGTGGATTACCATATGACTGTAGGttatacacaatatatttatcaaaagaaGAAAgggataaacatataatttacacAAATATGGAAGATAGAgatttg TACCTGCGCGACATCCTGTCGACGCTGACGCCGGACGACGTGCGGCACCTGATCCAGGCGGAGGACGAGCTGACGCAGACGGGACAGATGGAGCGCGTGTTCCCGACGCAGCACACGCACCGCTACCTGCGCTTCCTGGCCGGCCCGCGCTACTACAACCGTCTGTTCGACGCCTGGGAGTGCCGCTACCACAACCACCGCGACCCGG GGCTGACTCTGCTGAGGAACCTGTGCGACATCGGGTACCACCTGGAGGTGCCGCCGGTCCCGCTGAAG GGCAAAGTGACAAGCGCGCTCAGGCGTGTGTACTTGGGTTGTAAGCACGTGGCTCACA
- the LOC128678084 gene encoding uncharacterized protein LOC128678084 isoform X7 — MWTYDDAPRIGVSDMDSRGACPSFEAGFDVCDPLGSVLEWAGRGPARVLRRRCRSEGIDRSPYEDATLEPHRSADGIPRQRVLPNKSQFTLNNIAESRSNRFRHECSLPAAQNGDYIMAHELNRHHGYQPGRSKFVRTSPTRPLLVTTLSNTKVDDSRLPKVEELLEKVDHEMMEVQVAKQPLKSILNNPLPKSPPQGILKKPKSKPHHDSKVSIEGRRRQRASSESDNLYCSFHVGSPIPGYDNRLTYLSGNMKRAKDNSGTGYSYGTAIASLSSPPRSRTNAQNEAKNARCTFKESVVIARDDFHNGHVLRTTVINGEAVGDFPHSEIQPRQETPTPTCPAVSPALPVSSVTAIPVKKIVKTAKKKVKVKAKVSKIKTNCKLDNCVVETEAEDAHSRSPSPDHTESWTMETDPVSPDIDKTEKPPPAPKKDEVVEKSSANGLTNKTNGVVAPPPKKVISKDQMFMTALHTTNPFKLIPSRKESPLCIPDSITSCLRQSLFPRVPPYLRFVAHDEGSALKIPAPIQKHLKWKLTTITPIIVKKTLNNSGFRLVKSECDTAECPQEETVEWIGIWGKHMKSLMFRAIKDGQKMNHFPGTFQIGRKDRLWRNLQKLASKYGVNEFGIMPKTYVLPHDMKLLKHDWEKHAANNEKWIIKPPASARGTGIKVVSRWTQIPKKRAVVVQRYVAKPFLINGNKFDMRLYVLVTSVHPLRIYLYKDGLARFASVKYNDEVTSLNDRYMHLTNYSINRLSKNYTPNEDFAACEGHKWTLQTLFQYLKTEKNIDTDALWESLKDLVIKTIISGEASISSLTKANITSRYNCYELFGIDVLLDEDLKPWLLEVNISPSLHSASPLDIHVKGPLVSTVLNIAQFQVPLRTNLEMLSKDKPNKLGGLPYDCRLYTIYLSKEERDKHIIYTNMEDRDLYLRDILSTLTPDDVRHLIQAEDELTQTGQMERVFPTQHTHRYLRFLAGPRYYNRLFDAWECRYHNHRDPGLTLLRNLCDIGYHLEVPPVPLKMERKWNKGAYMFSSSPGFDPGKVTSALRRVYLGCKHVAHSKW; from the exons ATGTGGACATACGACGATGCGCCGAGAATAGGCGTGTCGGACATGGATAGCAGAGGAGCTTGCCCAAGTTTCGAAGCCGGGTTTGATGTTTGTGACCCCCTGGGGTCAGTTTTGGAGTGGGCAGGTCGTGGACCAGCACGAGTACTGCGTAGGCGGTGCCGCAGCGAAGGCATTGATCGTTCGCCGTATGAGGATGCAACTCTCGAGCCGCATCGTTCGGCGGATGGCATTCCACGACAACGGGTTCTCCCGAATAAAAGCCAATTCACATTGAATAATATTGCCGAAAGCCGCTCCAACCGCTTCAGACACGAGTGCTCGCTCCCTGCTGCTCAAAACGGTGACTACATAATGGCACACGAACTCAACAGGCACCATGG ATATCAACCAGGAAGATCAAAATTCGTCAGAACTAGTCCCACCAGGCCGCTTTTAGTAACCACACTGTCCAACACAAAAGTAGATGACTCTAGATTGCCAAAAGTCGAAGAGTTGCTTGAGAAAGTTGACCATGAAATGATGGAGGTGCAAGTAGCTAAGCAACCTTTGAAATCAATACTCAATAATCCATTACCAAAGTCTCCTCCACAAGGTATACTTAAGAAACCTAAGAGTAAGCCTCATCATGATTCAAAAGTGAGCATTGAGGGCCGTCGGAGGCAGAGGGCTTCAAGTGAATCTGACAACCTTTACTGCAGCTTCCATGTTGGATCTCCTATACCTGGATATGATAATAG gcTTACATATCTTTCTGGCAACATGAAGCGAGCAAAAGACAACTCTGGTACAGGATACTCATATGGCACTGCCATAGCCTCACTTAGTAGTCCCCCAAGGTCACGGACCAATGCCCAGAATGAAGCTAAGAATGCTAGATGTACATTCAAAGAGTCTGTAGTTATAGCCAGAGATGACTTCCACAATGGACATGTTTTGAGAACTACTGTTATAAATGGCGAGGCAGTAGGAGATTTTCCTCATAGTGAAATT CAGCCTCGTCAAGAGACGCCCACGCCCACATGCCCAGCGGTGAGTCCCGCGCTGCCGGTCAGCTCGGTCACCGCGATCCCAGTCAAGAAGATCGTCAAAACCGCCAAGAAGAAGGTCAAGGTTAAAGCTAAGGTCtccaaaataaaaaccaaCTGCAAGCTGGATAATTGCGTCGTTGAAACTGAGGCAGAGGA TGCACATAGCAGATCGCCATCCCCCGACCACACAGAGTCATGGACCATGGAGACGGACCCGGTGTCACCGGACATAGACAAAACAGAGAAACCCCCGCCCGCGCCGAAGAAGGACGAAGTGGTGGAGAAGTCTTCAGCCAACGGGCTTACCAACAAAACCAATGGAGTTGTAGCGCCTCCTCCTAAGAAAGTTATATCCAAAG ACCAAATGTTCATGACTGCGTTGCATACGACAAACCCTTTCAAATTGATCCCGTCACGCAAAG AATCGCCTCTCTGCATCCCGGACTCGATCACGAGTTGCCTCCGCCAGTCGCTGTTCCCGCGCGTGCCGCCGTACCTGCGCTTCGTGGCGCACGACGAGGGCAGCGCCCTGAAGATCCCCGCGCCCATACAGAAGCACCTCAAGTGGAAGCTCACCACTATAACGCCGATCATCGTGAAGAAGACGCTCAATAACTCTGGGTTCAGACTCGTCAAGAGCGAGTGCGATACTGCTGAGTGTCCTCAGGAAG AAACGGTCGAATGGATAGGCATCTGGGGCAAGCATATGAAGTCGCTAATGTTCCGAGCGATAAAGGACGGCCAGAAGATGAACCATTTTCCGGGCACTTTCCAAATCGGCCGCAAGGACAGACTGTGGCGGAACTTACAGAAGTTAGCCTCCAAGTATGGCGTCAATGAGTTTGGTATTATGCCCAAGACATATGTCCTGCCGCATGATATGAAGCTGTTGAAACACGACTGGGAGAAACACGCAGCTAATAATGAGAAGTGGATTATTAAACCG CCAGCGTCGGCGCGCGGCACCGGCATCAAGGTGGTGTCGCGCTGGACGCAGATCCCCAAGAAGCGCGCGGTGGTGGTGCAGCGCTACGTGGCCAAGCCCTTCCTCATCAACGGCAACAAGTTCGACATGCGCCTCTACGTGCTCGTCACCTCCGTGCACCCGCTGCGGATATACCTCTACAAGGACGGACTGGCCAGGTTTGCTTCGG TGAAATACAATGATGAAGTGACGTCGTTGAACGACCGATATATGCATTTGACAAATTACTCTATCAATAGATTATCGAAAAACTACACTCCTAATGAAGACTTTGCCGCGTGCGAAGGTCATAAATG GACTCTACAAACCCTTTTCCAATACCTAAAGACTGAAAAAAACATAGACACAGACGCGTTATGGGAATCTCTGAAGGACCTCGTGATTAAGACTATAATATCTGGAGAGGCGAGCATCAGTTCGCTGACTAAAGCCAACATCACTTCGCGGTACAACTGCTACGAATTGTTCGGTATTGATGTCTTATTGGACGAGGACTTAAAGCCTTGGTTACTGGAG GTGAACATATCTCCAAGTCTTCACAGCGCATCGCCTCTAGATATCCACGTGAAGGGCCCGCTGGTGTCGACGGTGCTCAACATCGCGCAGTTCCAGGTGCCGCTGCGCACCAACCTCGAGATGCTGTCTAAGGATAAGCCCAACAAACTG gGTGGATTACCATATGACTGTAGGttatacacaatatatttatcaaaagaaGAAAgggataaacatataatttacacAAATATGGAAGATAGAgatttg TACCTGCGCGACATCCTGTCGACGCTGACGCCGGACGACGTGCGGCACCTGATCCAGGCGGAGGACGAGCTGACGCAGACGGGACAGATGGAGCGCGTGTTCCCGACGCAGCACACGCACCGCTACCTGCGCTTCCTGGCCGGCCCGCGCTACTACAACCGTCTGTTCGACGCCTGGGAGTGCCGCTACCACAACCACCGCGACCCGG GGCTGACTCTGCTGAGGAACCTGTGCGACATCGGGTACCACCTGGAGGTGCCGCCGGTCCCGCTGAAG ATGGAACGGAAATGGAACAAGGGTGCTTATATGTTTTCATCCTCTCCCGGCTTTGATCCG GGCAAAGTGACAAGCGCGCTCAGGCGTGTGTACTTGGGTTGTAAGCACGTGGCTCACAGTAAGTGGTAG